The Camelus dromedarius isolate mCamDro1 chromosome 8, mCamDro1.pat, whole genome shotgun sequence genome includes a window with the following:
- the SFXN3 gene encoding sideroflexin-3, with amino-acid sequence MGELPLDINIQEPRWDQSTFLGRARHFFTVTDPRNLLLSGAQLEASRNIVQNYRAGVVTPGLTEDQLWRAKYVYDSAFHPDTGEKVVLIGRMSAQVPMNMTITGCMLTFYRQTPTVVFWQWVNQSFNAIVNYSNRSGDAPITVGQLGTAYVSATTGAVATALGLKSLTKHLPPLVGRFVPFAAVAAANCINIPLMRQRELQVGIPVTNEEGQRLGHSVSAAKQGIFQVVISRICMAIPAMAIPPVIMDTLEKKDFLKRRPWLGAPLQVGLVGFCLVFATPLCCALFPQKSSIRVSRLEPELRAQIREQNPSIEVVYYNKGL; translated from the exons ATGGGTGAGTTGCCCTTAGATATCAATATCCAGGAACCTCGGTGGGACCAAAGCACTTTCCTGGGCAGAGCCCGGCACTTCTTCACTGTGACTGATCCCCGAAATCTTCTGCTTTCTGGGGCACAGCTGGAAGCTTCCCGGAACATCGTGCAGAACTACAG GGCCGGCGTGGTGACGCCAGGGCTCACCGAGGACCAGCTGTGGAGGGCCAAGTATGTGTACGACTCTGCCTTCCATCCGGACACAGGGGAGAAGGTGGTCCTGATTGGCCGCATGTCAGCCCAGGTGCCCATGAACATGACCATCACTGGCTGCATGCTCACCTTCTACAGGCAG ACCCCAACCGTGGTGTTCTGGCAGTGGGTGAATCAGTCCTTCAATGCCATCGTTAACTACTCCAATCGCAGTGGTGATGCTCCCATCACTGTTGG GCAGCTGGGAACAGCTTATGTGAGTGCCACCACCGGGGCTGTGGCCACGGCCCTGGGACTCAAATCCCTCACCAAG cacctgcccCCACTGGTTGGCAGATTTGTACCCTTTGCAGCTGTGGCAGCTGCCAACTGCATTAACATCCCCCTGATGAGGCAGAG GGAGCTGCAGGTGGGCATCCCGGTGACCAATGAAGAGGGTCAGAGGCTTGGCCACTCGGTGTCTGCAGCCAAGCAAGGAATCTTCCAGGTGGTGATATCAAGGATCTGCATGGCGATTCCTGCCATGG CCATTCCCCCCGTGATCATGGACACCCTGGAGAAGAAAGACTTCCTGAAG CGCCGCCCCTGGTTGGGGGCTCCCCTGCAAGTGGGACTGGTGGGCTTCTG CCTGGTATTTGCCACCCCCCTGTGCTGTGCCCTCTTCCCCCAGAAAAG CTCCATACGTGTGAGCAGGCTGGAGCCAGAGCTGAGAGCTCAGATCCGTGAGCAGAACCCCAGCATCGAAGTGGTTTATTACAACAAGGGGCTTTGA